A window of Polyangium spumosum genomic DNA:
CAGAAACCAGAGTGCGCCTCACGCCGCGGCGAAGACGCCGCGACGCGAGGCGCGAGCTGCCGCTGTTGTAGCCGCACCCTCATAGAATTCACGACGGCGCTGTCTCGTTCGCGTTGACACGTTCCGTCTTGCCACTGCTCAAACGCAAGGACGATGGCACCATGGCAACGAGACATTAGCCGCCTTGATCTGTCGAAACTCCAACTGTCGCCGCTTGGCAGTCCCCTCACGTGGAATTCCTGGGGATCGAAGCCTGCTGAGATAACTCGCCGAATGAGCTCATCTTTGACTGCTAGCTGATCGGGAGCCAAGTTCTTCGCCATCGGTGAGCTGATGTAAATTCTCGGTCTAGGTACCATCGGTGCTTCCCAGCGGGCTCGTGGTTTGGCGCTAGCGTGTGATCAGCCTATCCAGCAAACTGCGAACATGTCAAGCACCCACGTTTCTCCGCTTGCCCGCCCGCACGTGACCGGGCCTCGGGCCAAGACCACCGTCGTCTCACCAGCAGGGACATTTCTCTGGCTGGATGAAGGCCCTCGGGACGGTGGGCGCTGCCCCAGGTACTCATGCACTGCGAGTTACTCGCTGACTGCACGTCTGACCGGCGCTGCCCGGGAGAGGGGACCGAGGAACGAGGGCGGAGCGATCCCGTCGCGCTCCCTGATTCCACCTTTTAAGGTGTCCATCCACCCTGTCCCCGTTGACCATCATCCCGTAACCTGGCCGCCACCTGGCCATGAACAGGAGGGACCTCACCGAACGCGACATCACGACGAAGTTCGTCCTCCCCGCGCTGACGGGTCCTTCCACCGGCTGGGACCTTGCCCAAGGAGTTCACCCTCACCGCCGAGCGCGTCACCACCAAGGCCCGCGCCTACCGGCGCTCGCTCGCGCTCGTGGCCAGAGCAGCCGCCGAGAGTCTGATGATGATCTCTGCGCGATAGGGCCCCCCCGCAGTAACTCCACATGGCTCTTGCTTGCCGCCACGTCTTCCCCGATACTCGCAATATGACCATCAGCGCACTGGAGTTAGACAAGCACATCGATGCCACCCGCAACACGATCCGCACGGACAAGCTAGACATCACGTACGGTGAGCTTGCGACGATGTATGAGGGCGGGGAGCTCAAGATCTCGCCTGAGTATCAGAGACTCTTTCGGTGGAACATCGGCCAAAAGACACGATTTGTCGAAACGATGTTGTTGGGAATTCCTACTCCCGCGATATTCGTAGCGGAAGACGACCATGGTCGTTGGGAGCTCGTCGATGGCTTGCAGCGTATCTCGACAGTCCTCGAGTTCATGGGGCTGTTGCGAGATCCAGACGGTAACATCAAACCCCCCTCGAAGCTTGAGGTTCCAAGCCCTCGTATGCTTCTCGCGGGGCTGGATGGGTTTACCTTCGAGGATCTGAGCTATCGATCCAAGATGACCATCAAACGAGCGAGCTGTCGCGTTGAAGTCATCAAGGTTGGCAGCAAGAACAAGATGAAGTACGAGGTGTTCGAGCGGCTCAACACCGGAGGTGCTGTACTTACGCACCAAGAGATTCGAAACTGTATCTTTCGGGCGACAGACCCAGGATTCATGGACTGGGTCGACGACC
This region includes:
- a CDS encoding DUF262 domain-containing protein; translation: MTISALELDKHIDATRNTIRTDKLDITYGELATMYEGGELKISPEYQRLFRWNIGQKTRFVETMLLGIPTPAIFVAEDDHGRWELVDGLQRISTVLEFMGLLRDPDGNIKPPSKLEVPSPRMLLAGLDGFTFEDLSYRSKMTIKRASCRVEVIKVGSKNKMKYEVFERLNTGGAVLTHQEIRNCIFRATDPGFMDWVDDLARHQSFADNLGLSELQRDSMFDRGLVLRYFTMKNAAEEFDHDVEPFITDYVRGVLEGKRPFERTEEARTFRRTFDLLGGALSDDAWRHYRDGRHRGAFSVYLFDVLSVGVARNIDIIERLTLEELRQRCVDVKTNPEFIKNTGPGANTKPRTLARFAVCFQILGAGGTTKKPAGKRRSHKA